A segment of the Arachis hypogaea cultivar Tifrunner chromosome 5, arahy.Tifrunner.gnm2.J5K5, whole genome shotgun sequence genome:
tatttatgcaTCACTTACACCATCATATATAAAGAAGTCTTAATATAAATCAGATACAAAAGGTAATAAAGTAAAGGCAACGAAGATAaatgataaagataaaaaataaagataaaaaaagaaagaagctaaagaaaaagaaaatgatgatagaaagagaaagaagagaagttGAAAGAGGGAGATAGAGTGAGGAGAGatgtagagagaaaaagagggaAGGATAGAGGAAGAGAGGTtaaatctgatttttttttacatgttaaaaattagttttagcATATAAACTAGTTTAAATTGGTTTTATTTGTATGAACTGGTTTAAATTGGTGCACACTACACTATATTATAAACTAGTTTTAAAccaatttttatgtaaaaaaaactgAAACATGAACACTCCTAATTATATTGATAAGTTTGTGCAAAATTATATgctatattttgaaaatttgtgtGCTACGTTTTGAGAATTTGTGTGTTATGTATAAAAATTTGTGAACTATATCGATAAGTTTGTATTATGTATAAGTTTTAGTGTGCTGTACTTCGAAAATTTGTGTGCTATGCTTTGAAATTTGTGTGCTGCAGAAAGTGTAAAAAATTCAACGCACACTCTAATTGTGCGCTAATGAAGTGCATGTATacgcatatttttttaaaagtattttttatttgattggacttagttataaaaaaaacttgtacatataatattattgttttgTACTAAGCAAATAAAATGTTTGTAGATATAAATCGTGTTGTCATTTCTACTAAACAAAATGTACATAAATTGACCATGTTTTGGattcataataaatttattataaaaattagttattatatatttatgtaaaaatatagatattatttatctaatttttaatttatattttatattttaatatgtgttCTTTATAAGTAGATAATTTGATAACTGATATTTTTACGAATATATAGCATAGCTAAGAGCaaaatgattattattattattattattaatttatattgcaTGAGATTATGAAGATTTGTAGTATTTATTTTGAGTGTAATTTAGTTGGGGGCGCGTTTGGTTATAGTGCTATATTTGGGAAAAACATGTGTCATGATTATGACCATGCCTATAATGAATCGATGGAATGATGGAAATGAAGGGAAGAGCGGTCAAAGAATGAAATAATGGTAAAAGGAGGCAAGAGTAACTAAAAAAAAGAGATAGAGTTGAGTGGACAACAACAGAGGCCCCCCTTTGTAGGAGACCAACGAGGAATGCTTCATTTTGTATTACAATCAAACAATCTTTCCTTTTCTCCTTTTGTTGTGATCCCCTGCAACTATTCTTCCCATCAGGTATGTCCACCTCCTTCAATTCCCATCTCTCTCCACAAAACTCTTTTCTAAAACTATGCTGCATTCGCAACCACcatcattctctttttcttttttgccagGGGTCCCAACCATTGAGCAAGTAGGAGCTAAGGCGGTGTTTTGCGGCCGCAGCGGCCCCATTTTACGCCGGAAAAAGCAGCTCTTATTAATGTGTTTGCGAGAGAAGTAGCCAACATACGTCAACATGTCTTCCTCCAATTCTTCAACACTCTCACCACCCTCTGACGATGATACTCCCTCTTCTGATCAGAGCCCACCATCACCCTCATCGTCATCACCCTCGCCACCATCCTCGTCCACCCAAGATGATTCTGatgattcttcatcatcatcaccaccaccatcaccgccATCACCGCCATCACCGCCGCCACCCTCCCAAGATTCCTCCTCCCCGTCATCATCATCACCTCCAGCGCCGTTACCACCCACGCCAGCCTCACAAGATTCCTCTCCTCCTGCTACCCGACCTCCAGGATCATCCTCCGGCGAGGCATTAGTACCGTCTCCTCCAGGAACCTCACCATCAGGGTCTAAGGGTCTTGGCAATCTCTTCAGTGATGATTTGGGACACATTGTAGCATACGTTTCAATAGGAGTTTTTTTTCTTATCCTTCTCATTATTGCCATTGTTTGCATAAGAAGAAGGTccaaaaagaagaagcagcaacaacaacagaaGTTGTACTACTATGGTGGAGATGCACCTGATCAACAAAAAACTAACTActactacaacaacaacaatggtgggaAGAATCAAAATTACTACGGAGGAGGTGGTGGTCCAGCAAATCAAGAACATGTAGTGAGGATGCCAAATGGAATGATAGGGATGGGAATGGTTCCGGGTCCTAACGCCGGTGTTGGTGCTGCTTGGGGTGCACAGCAACCTCCTCAGATGATTATGTCAAACGGCTCAGACTTGAGCTCGAATTTCTCGATGGGGCCTCCGCCTCTGCCTCCTCCGTCACCGGGTATTACATTAGGCCTCAAGGCTGGCACCTTCACCTACGAAGAACTCGCAGCAGCAACAGGAAACTTTGCAGATGCAAACATGATAGGCCAAGGTGGATTCGGTTACGTCTACAAGGGAGTGTTCCCTAACGGAAAGGAGGTAGCCGTTAAGACTCTCAAGGCCGGTAGCGGTCAAGGCGAGCGCGAGTTCCAGGCTGAGATTGAGATCATCAGCCGTGTTCATCATCGCCACCTTGTTTCTCTTGTTGGTTACTGCATTGCTGGTGGCCAGAGAATGTTGGTCTATGAATTCATCCCTAATAACACCTTGGAATATCACCTTCATGGTAAGGATCTTCCTACCATGGATTGGCCTACCAGAATGCGCATTGCCATTGGAGCTGCTAAGGGACTTGCTTATCTTCATGAAGATTGTAATTAACATTCTTATCTTCATCTCTATCGAtctatcttttcttattgtaCACATtcttatttgttttgattttccATATTTACAAAAACACCCAGGTCATCCTCGCATCATCCATCGTGACATCAAAGCTGCCAATGTCCTTATTGATAGTAGCTTCGAAGCAAAGGTTCTCACATACTTCTATATTTTATCTTCTACGTACTTATTAGCTAGCTTTATGTCTCTTATACATTATTCATGTGTCTCCCATTAATTATATATGACAAACATTTTACGATAATGCATGCATATATAGGTGGCTGATTTCGGATTGGCTAAGCTGACGACAGATAATAACACTCATGTTTCAACTCGTGTCATGGGAACATTCGGGTACTTTTTCTTCGTTACAAGTTTTTCAAAGTCATAAGGAGTATTCTTATAAATAATGAATAGAGCTTGATGGCCTGATCTTTACATGTTAACACACACAGGTACTTAGCTCCTGAATATGCATCAAGTGGAAAATTGACAGAGAAGTCTGATGTATTCTCGTTTGGAGTGATGCTATTAGAAATCATAACCGGGAAGCGCCCTGTGGATCTCTCAGGTGCCATGGATGACAGCTTAGTTGACTGGGTTAGTATCATGCATTCATGTTTATACTTTAGAGTTGATTTCCCTTTAATTTATGcatgaagaagaataataaaataaaacattgggaTGGAATAATGTTGACAGGCGCGGCCACTACTGATACGTGGGTTGGAGGAAGACGGCAACTTTGGAGAATTGGTAGATCCATGTTTGGAAGGAAACTACAACAAACAAGAAATGACAAGAATGGCAGCTTGCGCTTCTTCCAGCATCCGTCACTCTGCCAAGAAGCGTCCAAAAATGAGTCAGGTACATTTAATTAATTACATACTTTCATCATAAtttcagtaattaattttagagaaactaattttttaattccaagaatacataagaacgtttttgtatttttaattaatcaaaaacTTATTTGTTTTTGAGATAAAAAGTTACACCTATTTTTCGTTTACTCTAATTAAGACATTAATGAAAGAAATGTACATACATCAGATTGTAAGGGCGTTGGAAGGAGATGTGTCATTGGATGACTTGAAGAATATGGGTAAGGCA
Coding sequences within it:
- the LOC112800691 gene encoding proline-rich receptor-like protein kinase PERK15, giving the protein MSSSNSSTLSPPSDDDTPSSDQSPPSPSSSSPSPPSSSTQDDSDDSSSSSPPPSPPSPPSPPPPSQDSSSPSSSSPPAPLPPTPASQDSSPPATRPPGSSSGEALVPSPPGTSPSGSKGLGNLFSDDLGHIVAYVSIGVFFLILLIIAIVCIRRRSKKKKQQQQQKLYYYGGDAPDQQKTNYYYNNNNGGKNQNYYGGGGGPANQEHVVRMPNGMIGMGMVPGPNAGVGAAWGAQQPPQMIMSNGSDLSSNFSMGPPPLPPPSPGITLGLKAGTFTYEELAAATGNFADANMIGQGGFGYVYKGVFPNGKEVAVKTLKAGSGQGEREFQAEIEIISRVHHRHLVSLVGYCIAGGQRMLVYEFIPNNTLEYHLHGKDLPTMDWPTRMRIAIGAAKGLAYLHEDCHPRIIHRDIKAANVLIDSSFEAKVADFGLAKLTTDNNTHVSTRVMGTFGYLAPEYASSGKLTEKSDVFSFGVMLLEIITGKRPVDLSGAMDDSLVDWARPLLIRGLEEDGNFGELVDPCLEGNYNKQEMTRMAACASSSIRHSAKKRPKMSQIVRALEGDVSLDDLKNMGKAGAIGGSGGGVLNPSGGGSSDYDTMQYNADLQKFRKTVFSSPENTSGSSGERP